The following coding sequences are from one Motacilla alba alba isolate MOTALB_02 chromosome 4, Motacilla_alba_V1.0_pri, whole genome shotgun sequence window:
- the NPFFR2 gene encoding neuropeptide FF receptor 2 isoform X1, protein MDDYSYTCSNLQAAVFWARWNTRGRMDSNSSRDWPHLDLPNYNGTYKYLYLEGNVSYVDFYLHQPWVAAVFITSYLLIFLLCMVGNGGVCFIVLWSKHMRTVTNLFILNLAVSDLLVGLFCMPTTLLDNIIAGWPFGSLVCKMNGMVQGISVSASVFTLVAIAMDRFRCIVHPFKQKLTVPAAVATIAVIWALAVAIMCPSAVLLQVREEKRFRLLLGAGNATRPVFWCREEWPEPAMRKIYTTVLFANIYLAPLSLIVLMYARIGLSLSHAAAPGAGKRGREQRHGAWKRKRKAIQMLVLVTLLFALSWLPLWTLMLLSDYASLSDLQLQLINIYIYPLAHWLAFFNSSVNPIIYGFCNENFRRGFQAVLKLQLCSSAATSQAASGAAVLPAAPCQLPQHPAPQTAKRGNWVNKEQDLLMEELKGNGTE, encoded by the exons ATGGACGACTATTCCTACACTTGTTCAAACCTACAAGCAGCTGTTTTTTG GGCACGTTGGAACACAAGGGGGAGAATGGACTCAAACTCTTCACGGGATTGGCCTCACTTGGATTTGCCGAATTACAACGGGACGTACAAGTACCTTTACTTGGAAGGAAATGTCTCCTACGTGGACTTCTACCTCCACCAGCCTTGGGTGGCTGCTGTCTTCATCACCTCCTacctcctcatcttcctcctctgcatGGTGGGCAACGGGGGGGTTTGTTTCATCGTCCTGTGGAGCAAGCACATGCGCACGGTCACCAACCTGTTCATCCTGAACCTGGCCGTCAGTGACTTGCTGGTGGGGCTCTTCTGCATGCCCACCACCCTCCTGGACAACATCATTGCAG GGTGGCCCTTTGGGAGCCTGGTGTGCAAGATGAATGGGATGGTCCAAGGCATCTCTGTTTCTGCCTCTGTCTTCACTCTGGTTGCTATTGCCATGGACAG GTTCCGGTGCATCGTGCATCCCTTCAAGCAGAAGCTGACCGTCCCCGCCGCCGTGGCCACCATCGCGGTCATCTGGGCGCTGGCCGTGGCCATCATGTGTCCCTCGgccgtgctgctgcaggtgcgGGAGGAGAAGCGCTTCCGGCTGCTCCTGGGCGCGGGCAACGCCACGCGCCCGGTGTTCTGGTGCCGGGAGGAATGGCCGGAGCCGGCCATGAGGAAGATCTACACCACGGTTCTCTTTGCCAACATCTACCTGGCTCCGCTGTCGCTCATCGTGCTCATGTACGCCAGGATCGGCCTCTCCCTCTCCCACGCCGCCGCGCCTGGGGCGGGGAAGCGCGGCCGGGAGCAGCGGCACGGCGCGTGGAAGAGGAAGCGCAAAGCCATCCAGATGCTCGTCCTCGTCACCTTGCTTTTCGCCCTGTCCTGGCTTCCCCTGTGGACCCTGATGCTGCTGTCGGACTACGCCAGCCTGTCGgacctccagctgcagctgatcAACATCTACATCTATCCCTTGGCCCACTGGCTGGCCTTCTTCAACAGCAGCGTCAACCCCATCATCTACGGCTTCTGCAACGAGAACTTCCGCCGGGGCTTCCAGGCCGTGCTcaagctccagctctgctccagcgcGGCCACTTCCCAGGCAGCCTCAGGCGCCGCCGTCCTGCCCGCTGCCCCctgccagctgccccagcaTCCCGCTCCCCAGACAGCTAAGAGAGGAAACTGGGTGAATAAGGAGCAGGATTTGCTCATGGAGGAGCTCAAGGGCAATGGGACGGAGTGA
- the NPFFR2 gene encoding neuropeptide FF receptor 2 isoform X2, which produces MDSNSSRDWPHLDLPNYNGTYKYLYLEGNVSYVDFYLHQPWVAAVFITSYLLIFLLCMVGNGGVCFIVLWSKHMRTVTNLFILNLAVSDLLVGLFCMPTTLLDNIIAGWPFGSLVCKMNGMVQGISVSASVFTLVAIAMDRFRCIVHPFKQKLTVPAAVATIAVIWALAVAIMCPSAVLLQVREEKRFRLLLGAGNATRPVFWCREEWPEPAMRKIYTTVLFANIYLAPLSLIVLMYARIGLSLSHAAAPGAGKRGREQRHGAWKRKRKAIQMLVLVTLLFALSWLPLWTLMLLSDYASLSDLQLQLINIYIYPLAHWLAFFNSSVNPIIYGFCNENFRRGFQAVLKLQLCSSAATSQAASGAAVLPAAPCQLPQHPAPQTAKRGNWVNKEQDLLMEELKGNGTE; this is translated from the exons ATGGACTCAAACTCTTCACGGGATTGGCCTCACTTGGATTTGCCGAATTACAACGGGACGTACAAGTACCTTTACTTGGAAGGAAATGTCTCCTACGTGGACTTCTACCTCCACCAGCCTTGGGTGGCTGCTGTCTTCATCACCTCCTacctcctcatcttcctcctctgcatGGTGGGCAACGGGGGGGTTTGTTTCATCGTCCTGTGGAGCAAGCACATGCGCACGGTCACCAACCTGTTCATCCTGAACCTGGCCGTCAGTGACTTGCTGGTGGGGCTCTTCTGCATGCCCACCACCCTCCTGGACAACATCATTGCAG GGTGGCCCTTTGGGAGCCTGGTGTGCAAGATGAATGGGATGGTCCAAGGCATCTCTGTTTCTGCCTCTGTCTTCACTCTGGTTGCTATTGCCATGGACAG GTTCCGGTGCATCGTGCATCCCTTCAAGCAGAAGCTGACCGTCCCCGCCGCCGTGGCCACCATCGCGGTCATCTGGGCGCTGGCCGTGGCCATCATGTGTCCCTCGgccgtgctgctgcaggtgcgGGAGGAGAAGCGCTTCCGGCTGCTCCTGGGCGCGGGCAACGCCACGCGCCCGGTGTTCTGGTGCCGGGAGGAATGGCCGGAGCCGGCCATGAGGAAGATCTACACCACGGTTCTCTTTGCCAACATCTACCTGGCTCCGCTGTCGCTCATCGTGCTCATGTACGCCAGGATCGGCCTCTCCCTCTCCCACGCCGCCGCGCCTGGGGCGGGGAAGCGCGGCCGGGAGCAGCGGCACGGCGCGTGGAAGAGGAAGCGCAAAGCCATCCAGATGCTCGTCCTCGTCACCTTGCTTTTCGCCCTGTCCTGGCTTCCCCTGTGGACCCTGATGCTGCTGTCGGACTACGCCAGCCTGTCGgacctccagctgcagctgatcAACATCTACATCTATCCCTTGGCCCACTGGCTGGCCTTCTTCAACAGCAGCGTCAACCCCATCATCTACGGCTTCTGCAACGAGAACTTCCGCCGGGGCTTCCAGGCCGTGCTcaagctccagctctgctccagcgcGGCCACTTCCCAGGCAGCCTCAGGCGCCGCCGTCCTGCCCGCTGCCCCctgccagctgccccagcaTCCCGCTCCCCAGACAGCTAAGAGAGGAAACTGGGTGAATAAGGAGCAGGATTTGCTCATGGAGGAGCTCAAGGGCAATGGGACGGAGTGA